A stretch of Xenopus laevis strain J_2021 chromosome 8S, Xenopus_laevis_v10.1, whole genome shotgun sequence DNA encodes these proteins:
- the pcp4l1.S gene encoding Purkinje cell protein 4-like protein 1, which translates to MSELRANTELPSPNQPSLEEQKDKAGNAEKVEEEIDIDLNAPETEKAALAIQSKFRRFQKKKTDPSP; encoded by the exons CTTCGGGCCAACACTGAGTTGCCTTCCCCAAACCAACCTTCTCTGGAGGAGCAAAAGG acaaGGCTGGAAACGCGGAGAAAGTGGAAGAGGAGATCGACATCGACCTAAACGCCCCGGAGACGGAGAAAGCGGCGCTGGCCATCCAGAGCAAGTTCCGCCGCTTCCAGAAAAAGAAGACGGACCCCAGCCCTTGA